From one Dyella sp. 2HG41-7 genomic stretch:
- the nudC gene encoding NAD(+) diphosphatase produces MIATKLNTFAGLSQILDRVAEQRDVAEWVSTKAGSPDARYLLLDAAGDAFLHKEHEVLRWLDAREREQLLAHASWSLLGIADGQPHFMLLLDESDDVAALESAFNARRMGLREAGLRLAADEAGLFAYAKGLAHWQRETRFCARCGSPLTLVSSGHRAQCTNPTCGRLHFPRTDAAIIVIVEYQGACLLGRQASWPPGRYSTLAGFVEPGEALEDAVRREVAEESGVIVGDVHYHSSQPWPMPASLMVGFTATALSPTIRLRDGELEDARWFTPQQIIDGLADGSLTAPTQLSVSYQLLSHWLRERAGLDLDALIAR; encoded by the coding sequence ATGATTGCGACGAAGCTCAACACGTTCGCCGGACTCAGCCAGATTCTCGACCGCGTCGCCGAACAGCGCGACGTCGCCGAGTGGGTGTCGACCAAGGCCGGTTCTCCCGACGCGCGTTACTTGCTGCTCGATGCGGCCGGCGATGCGTTTTTGCACAAAGAACACGAAGTGCTGCGCTGGCTGGATGCGCGCGAGCGTGAACAATTGCTGGCGCATGCGTCCTGGAGTTTGCTCGGCATCGCGGACGGCCAGCCGCACTTCATGCTGCTGCTCGACGAAAGCGACGATGTCGCCGCCTTGGAATCCGCGTTCAATGCGCGCCGCATGGGTTTGCGCGAAGCCGGACTTCGCCTTGCGGCGGATGAAGCCGGATTGTTCGCCTACGCCAAAGGCCTCGCGCATTGGCAGCGGGAAACGCGTTTTTGCGCGCGCTGCGGTTCGCCGCTGACGCTCGTTTCGTCCGGCCATCGCGCGCAATGTACGAATCCGACGTGCGGTCGTTTGCATTTTCCGCGCACCGATGCGGCGATCATCGTCATCGTCGAATACCAAGGCGCATGCCTGCTCGGACGCCAGGCAAGCTGGCCGCCCGGGCGCTACTCCACGCTGGCCGGTTTCGTCGAACCGGGCGAAGCGCTGGAAGATGCGGTGCGGCGCGAGGTAGCCGAAGAATCCGGCGTGATCGTGGGCGACGTGCACTATCACTCCTCCCAGCCGTGGCCGATGCCGGCATCGTTGATGGTCGGCTTCACTGCCACCGCTCTCTCCCCCACCATTCGGCTGCGCGACGGCGAACTGGAAGACGCGCGCTGGTTTACGCCGCAGCAAATTATCGACGGCCTTGCCGACGGCAGTCTCACTGCACCGACCCAACTGTCGGTCTCCTATCAATTGCTTTCGCACTGGCTGCGCGAACGTGCCGGCTTGGATCTGGATGCGCTGATCGCGCGCTGA